One genomic segment of Acanthochromis polyacanthus isolate Apoly-LR-REF ecotype Palm Island chromosome 9, KAUST_Apoly_ChrSc, whole genome shotgun sequence includes these proteins:
- the emilin2a gene encoding EMILIN-2, translating to MNPRHGEMDWRWTVFTLILNFQLTCGSPSSYDLFQGSAHTGVVHRHRNRNWCAYVVHRNVSCAVQGSVESFQEPVVAPCPAYQPDCQPQVTYQARFRPTYKIAYKKVTELEWRCCPGYQGLNCKDLKPAPDRQAVQGTQPYLSANPAHTTRHTQRPERRETAHHETRHGGTDKVHLLENEVQRLSQTVRDLQSALTGLTSNLRTDLQDDTKKMLVTLLNNMRPPDSAAGAGTEETPAVLDGHQATRGGITGEKALEKIEARLDDINNALKSKDEALDDLRGITTSHEGQIRVLMDASQSQTPAIAEFDVIQTYIDGKFEKLKKELDQNVDEKMAKLQNSCDDKIQASQKNCEDSHDQVLARLTKLVDTKEADLRKDIRALRLDMAAADGPIRTQRQTETPNEEKDSSDHKDLWREIDRIAEAHRILNVRIDNELAHLSAPQEDNDFGLLIEELEARINITEQNAETHCFYIEEKLTRTISDEVAALRQLLDERLNGMEDQFTNMLVEMSNNSFPGMFGESMDSIQAEVNNNKFLLQGLDDKVNAVGELCSAGCTTSGITADGESSVPTPNGLGNILKDLKRYRNDLDVLHTDVSSNTDKVKQLEDLLERQSVGNERRVKTMDDFQKGLINLQDNVLGLAGAVTGLSDSLSKYNQDMHRLNSTCCQAEQTGSRGPGRYNWASPDATSHQVDELRNRLDTLSERVSSELNQCKQNTQGVSDGISAVDGRVTRLEQVCGRLDGISINIRELKDGLERHVGGLRDCVHRMNVTCGSHGAEIVALQNTMQRFQAQLSAMAKHVSKDVTAREPGMTLRPDRPATVPDTTPSRTRIQQIHIPVIIPPPPSSPRQPYSQPAQPNTHTIKISPPSQPSSPHQPGRPSLVPIRPVVETGEAGPPGYIRRVTVRRGSEDSSSSPVKGFAGAPGYPPLQPASFKPPSTSRRAPAAAKVPWNPMYQAPADAPVSVDNSAFSDPFSFSAGLTQQPFSGDFGIVRFNRVLVNDGGHYNPHTGTFTVPMDGRYLISGVLTAKQGDRVEAVLSVSNRSVQRLQSSAGQHGGSAAGSCGCGGSVSFSLILPLRKGDRVGLVRTGGQLATTEAREILSTFSGIFLYASQTHR from the exons aTGAATCCCAGGCATGGAGAGATGGACTGGCGGTGGACAGTTTTCACCCTGATTCTAAACTTTCAGCTCACTTGCGGGTCTCCCTCCTCCTATGACTTATTCCAAGGCTCCGCGCACACTGGAGTGgtacacagacacagaaacag GAACTGGTGCGCCTATGTGGTGCACAGAAACGTGAGTTGCGCCGTGCAAGGGAGTGTGGAGAGCTTCCAGGAGCCCGTGGTGGCCCCCTGCCCAGCCTACCAGCCCGACTGCCAGCCACAAGTGAC ATACCAAGCTCGGTTTAGACCCACCTACAAGATTGCCTACAAAAAAGTAACAGAGTTGGAGTGGAGATGCTGTCCTGGTTACCAAGGTCTGAACTGTAAAGATTTAAAACCAGCCCCAGATCGACAAGCAGTGCAGGGAACACAGCCTTATCTCTCCGCAAATCCTGCACATACAACCCGACACACACAGA GGCCAGAACGGAGAGAGACAGCGCACCATGAGACAAGACATGGTGGGACAGACAAGGTGCATCTTCTGGAAAATGAAGTTCAACGTCTATCTCAGACTGTCCGGGATCTCCAGTCCGCTTTGACAGGGTTAACTAGCAACCTCCGCAcagacctgcaggatgacacaaAGAAGATGCTAGTAACACTTCTGAACAACATGCGCCCACCAGACAGTGCCGCAGGTGCAGGCACAGAGGAGACCCCAGCTGTGCTGGATGGTCATCAGGCTACCAGAGGTGGGATCACCGGAGAGAAGGCCCTTGAGAAAATAGAGGCTCGTTTGGATGATATCAATAATGCGCTTAAAAGCAAGGATGAAGCTTTGGACGATCTAAGAGGAATCACAACAAGTCATGAGGGGCAGATACGTGTCCTGATGGATGCCTCTCAGTCTCAGACTCCAGCCATAGCAGAGTTTGATGTTATACAGACCTACATTGATGGAAAATTTGAGAAGCTGAAGAAAGAGCTAGACCAGAATGTGGATGAAAAGATGGCCAAGCTGCAGAATTCATGCGATGACAAGATCCAGGCGTCACAGAAGAACTGCGAAGACAGCCATGACCAAGTTCTGGCCAGGTTGACCAAGCTAGTGGATACTAAGGAAGCTGATCTGAGAAAGGACATCCGTGCACTACGTCTTGATATGGCTGCTGCAGATGGACCTATACGAACTCAGAGGCAGACTGAAACACCCAACGAGGAAAAGGACTCCAGTGACCATAAAGACTTGTGGCGTGAGATTGATCGTATTGCAGAGGCTCACCGCATCCTGAATGTCCGCATTGACAATGAGCTGGCACACCTGTCAGCACCTCAGGAAGACAATGATTTTGGCCTACTGATTGAGGAGCTAGAGGCACGTATTAATATTACAGAACAAAATGCAGAGACTCACTGTTTCTACATTGAAGAAAAGCTGACCCGTACAATTTCAGACGAAGTGGCAGCACTGCGGCAGCTCCTGGATGAGCGTTTGAACGGCATGGAGGACCAGTTCACAAACATGCTGGTGGAAATGAGCAACAACTCCTTCCCAGGGATGTTTGGTGAGTCCATGGATTCCATCCAGGCAGAAGTCAACAATAACAAGTTCCTCCTGCAGGGTTTAGATGATAAGGTTAATGCAGTTGGAGAGCTGTGCTCTGCAGGATGTACAACCTCAGGAATTACTGCAGATGGTGAAAGTTCTGTGCCTACACCTAATGGTCTAGGAAACATTTTGAAGGACCTAAAGAGGTATAGAAATGACTTGGATGTTCTTCACACAGATGTCAGTTCAAACACAGACAAGGTCAAGCAACTGGAGGATCTTCTTGAAAGGCAGTCAGTTGGAAATGAGAGACGTGTGAAGACGATGGATGACTTCCAGAAGGGACTGATTAATCTTCAAGATAATGTGCTTGGTCTGGCTGGAGCTGTTACCGGGTTAAGTGACTCCTTGAGCAAATACAACCAGGATATGCACAGACTAAACTCAACATGCTGCCAAGCAGAGCAGACTGGCAGCAGAGGCCCAGGACGGTATAACTGGGCTTCACCTGATGCTACTAGTCATCAGGTGGACGAATTGAGGAACCGGCTTGATACACTTAGTGAACGGGTGTCATCTGAATTGAATCAATGCAAACAGAATACACAGGGTGTTTCGGATGGAATCTCTGCTGTGGATGGACGTGTAACCAGACTAGAACAGGTGTGTGGAAGACTAGATGGAATTTCAATTAACATCAGAGAGCTGAAAGATGGGCTGGAGAGACATGTTGGAGGCCTGCGGGACTGTGTCCATAGGATGAATGTCACCTGTGGAAGTCATGGAGCAGAAATCGTTGCACTACAGAATACCATGCAGAGGTTCCAGGCACAGCTGTCTGCCATGGCCAAGCATGTCTCGAAAGATGTCACTGCCCGAGAGCCAG GAATGACCTTAAGACCAGACAGGCCCGCTACTGTGCCAGATACAACCCCGTCCAGAACCAGAATCCAACAAATCCACATCCCCGTCATCATCCCTCCACCGCCCTCCAGTCCCAGGCAGCCGTACAGCCAACCGGCACAacccaacacacacaccatcaaGATCAGTCCGCCAAGCCAGCCCTCCAGCCCACATCAACCAGGCCGCCCCAGTCTGGTTCCCATAAGGCCTGTGGTGGAGACGGGCGAGGCAGGACCTCCAGGGTACATCCGCAGGGTGACGGTGCGAAGAGGCTCTGAGGATTCATCCAGCTCACCTGTCAAAGGGTTTGCTGGTGCACCGG gctatcctcctctgcagcctgcaTCATTCAAACCTCCGTCAACCAGCCGCCGAG CTCCTGCAGCAGCGAAGGTGCCCTGGAACCCAATGTACCAAGCTCCAGCTGACGCACCAG TTTCAGTGGACAACAGCGCCTTCTCAGATCCCTTCTCCTTCTCCGCTGGCCTCACGCAGCAGCCTTTCTCTGGAGATTTTGGCATCGTTCGCTTCAACAGGGTCCTAGTCAACGACGGCGGACACTACAACCCCCACACAG